Proteins from a single region of Paramormyrops kingsleyae isolate MSU_618 chromosome 9, PKINGS_0.4, whole genome shotgun sequence:
- the LOC111845282 gene encoding zinc fingers and homeoboxes protein 2 yields the protein MASRRKSSIPCMIRASELPEQDIPEDVEAPVDGAVENGSSRSLSGWTSEKDTVSSGGKGKEETEQGQSNGEAQPQRKPQGGYECKYCTFSTQNLNEFKEHVDSNHPNVILNPLYLCAVCNFNTKKFDSLTEHNEKCHPGESNFKFKRLKLNSQTILEQTIEGVNSAVVYDTSISQGSEDNVSSSRSACGRNVKPKPEGKRIFRKWDEKENPLDGLTLDLPKKQIAALNVNGTVIIPEAALKEGISHIMPSLQRPPNFNSVPKIAVPLNTTKYNPSLDGNMTLISSFNKFPYPTQAELSWLTAASRHPEEQIKVWFTTQRLKQGISWSPEEVEEARKKMFNGTIQPVQQTFTVLPASLTQPTKATQSLIQTVPCQLLGQSSLVLTPVANGSTVTCAPIALTVANQVVQALKRPLPAPVVAPEAKRPTIIQSVQTPQKPASPTASVCLDQKKTRDQIAVLKASYAQSQFPDDNEVYRLIESTGLSRGEIKKWFSDQRSRNNKGVLHLNSDPSPKDTQQKTVPTQFPLLERLKGKTSEQLKMLEESFQKSSLPTEAEVDQLVTGTRLSKKEIDSWFSERRALRDNMEQALLNSMGSKKVDMEEQKQQQQQHRGTLNGMHEQEGHLRSSPITIVSSGPSPINSKALGLLQDVFKQTQWPSPEEYNQLEAQTGLSRTEIVCWFKDSRLALKSANPERMDQFQKPGGQGQNEQGSPSSAQGLAQQQSQEAKTLRGDDVKRPEQSKLSSQEIVDWFASKLGQNMSDLNKNGREDQEGWVTVTMGVGNESTDLKEKALASESDVVIADNSGRVTG from the coding sequence ATGGCAAGTCGAAGGAAGTCATCCATTCCTTGCATGATCCGAGCCAGCGAGCTGCCAGAGCAGGACATCCCAGAAGACGTGGAAGCACCGGTTGACGGCGCCGTCGAGAATGGGTCTTCACGCAGTCTGTCCGGCTGGACCTCGGAAAAAGACACCGTGAGTTCAGGAGGCAAGGGAAAGGAGGAGACGGAGCAGGGACAGTCGAACGGAGAGGCACAACCCCAGAGGAAGCCTCAGGGAGGTTACGAGTGCAAGTACTGCACCTTTTCCACGCAGAACCTGAACGAATTCAAAGAGCATGTGGATTCCAACCATCCAAATGTCATTCTCAACCCCCTATACCTTTGTGCTGTTTGCAACTTCAACACAAAGAAGTTTGACAGTCTGACAGAACACAATGAGAAATGCCACCCCGGTGAGAGCAACTTCAAGTTCAAGCGCCTCAAACTCAACAGCCAGACAATCTTAGAGCAGACGATAGAAGGCGTGAACAGTGCCGTGGTCTATGACACATCCATCTCCCAAGGTAGCGAGGACAACGTTTCCTCCAGTAGATCAGCTTGCGGGAGGAACGTTAAACCAAAACCGGAGGGTAAACGGATTTTCCGTAAGTGGGATGAGAAGGAGAACCCTCTGGATGGCCTTACACTAGACCTCCCAAAAAAACAAATTGCGGCCCTAAATGTCAACGGGACAGTTATCATCCCAGAAGCTGCTCTTAAAGAAGGGATCTCACACATTATGCCTTCCCTGCAACGCCCACCCAACTTCAACTCGGTACCAAAAATCGCCGTCCCTCTGAATACCACCAAATACAATCCCTCGCTGGACGGAAACATGACTCTCATCAGCTCCTTTAACAAGTTCCCCTACCCAACCCAGGCTGAGCTCTCCTGGCTGACTGCAGCCTCTAGGCACCCGGAGGAACAAATCAAGGTGTGGTTCACCACCCAGCGGCTAAAGCAAGGCATCAGCTGGTCTccggaggaggtggaggaggcgcGCAAGAAAATGTTCAATGGAACCATCCAGCCAGTACAGCAGACATTTACTGTTCTGCCTGCTTCTCTGACGCAGCCAACCAAAGCCACACAGTCATTGATTCAGACTGTTCCCTGTCAGCTCCTTGGACAGTCCAGCTTGGTGTTGACGCCTGTCGCTAATGGGTCAACCGTAACCTGTGCTCCAATTGCTCTTACAGTAGCCAATCAAGTAGTACAGGCTCTCAAGAGGCCTTTGCCCGCCCCTGTGGTGGCCCCTGAGGCAAAAAGGCCAACCATTATCCAATCAGTCCAAACCCCCCAGAAACCTGCCTCTCCCACTGCCAGTGTCTGTCTGGATCAAAAGAAAACTAGAGATCAGATTGCAGTGCTGAAGGCGAGCTACGCCCAGAGCCAATTTCCAGACGATAATGAGGTGTACCGTCTCATAGAATCCACTGGTCTTTCCCGAGGCGAGATCAAAAAGTGGTTTAGCGACCAGCGCTCTCGTAACAATAAAGGTGTGCTGCACTTAAATAGCGATCCATCGCCAAAAGACACTCAGCAAAAGACAGTTCCCACCCAGTTTCCTCTGTTGGAGAGGCTGAAGGGCAAAACTTCTGAACAATTGAAAATGCTTGAGGAAAGTTTTCAGAAAAGCAGCCTCCCAACCGAGGCTGAAGTTGACCAGCTGGTGACAGGCACCCGGCTCTCCAAGAAGGAAATCGACAGCTGGTTTTCAGAGCGGCGTGCATTGAGGGACAACATGGAGCAAGCTCTGTTAAACTCCATGGGTTCAAAGAAGGTAGATATGGAGGAGCAgaagcagcaacagcagcagcatcgAGGAACACTCAACGGCATGCATGAACAGGAAGGTCACCTAAGGTCATCTCCCATCACCATTGTCTCAAGTGGTCCTTCCCCTATTAACAGCAAAGCCCTGGGTCTTCTCCAGGATGTTTTCAAGCAAACCCAGTGGCCATCACCCGAGGAATACAATCAGCTGGAGGCCCAAACGGGTCTGTCTCGCACCGAAATAGTGTGCTGGTTCAAGGACAGCCGGCTGGCCCTGAAGAGTGCAAATCCAGAGCGGATGGATCAATTCCAGAAGCCAGGAGGCCAGGGACAGAATGAGCAGGGTTCACCATCAAGTGCCCAGGGCCTCGCCCAGCAGCAGTCCCAGGAGGCGAAGACACTGAGAGGAGATGATGTCAAGAGGCCCGAGCAGTCAAAGCTCAGCAGCCAGGAGATCGTAGACTGGTTTGCCAGTAAGCTGGGCCAGAACATGTCTGATCTCAACAAGAATGGTAGAGAGGATCAGGAGGGCTGGGTTACAGTGACCATGGGGGTGGGTAATGAGAGCACAGACTTGAAGGAAAAGGCTCTGGCATCAGAATCTGACGTGGTAATAGCGGACAACTCTGGAAGGGTGACTGGATAA
- the tbc1d31 gene encoding TBC1 domain family member 31 isoform X1 — translation MQTTDIGNKEDGKIWHRKPAPSPSNNGVMVTIIQSATAYHSRTVRFLQVAFDATGEAFLAGDHHGNIYVFDIGRNRFKLIQKTGQACTAMAFNLRRTTEYLVALADYSIKCFDKDTRQLVSWMRGHDGAVSSMSVHGSGRYAVTTSADAAQLWDLDTFQRKRKLNVRQAVGIRKVFFLPRSNTILSCFSDDTIFAWESDTLYCKYQLPTPGEGPKMGYRAFAVTRDGRILAASGRSSLLHLWCLDSQQLLRAVQMPSQVRTVRHLEFLPDSFDGGSSQVLGVLSQDGIMRFVNIHSCKLLFEVCSHDDGIASAAISPSGRHLVTIMASGALNIYSVQALTRDINRPPAPLVKVVTTPGQADSSSMTARVPSKSVWRPTRTSGCKVQTRASKPPVTSLPEDKENEMPDPLNKKRLRALLKTFGEYPARYRMFIWRSLLRLPENCPSFSSLTDKGQHSAFVSLQERYPVKSARLQRGLQRVLSALAHWSAIFGETEYLPLLAFPFVKLFQNNPLVCFEVIATVIVNWCQHWFEYFPNPPLNVLSMVENVLAHHDKELLQHLVHCGVTSQLYAWPLLETLFSEVLTRDEWLKLFDNVFSNHPAFLLLVVASYVTCSRVPLLLCTRREDFQYFFHHRNNLDMGAVIREAYQLMESTPEEIHPQNLLADFEPLTQGQYPIFNKYPTFVVEYRTQERERIRQQELEYLRERQALQELRAEAVRRRAEDEAWHAQQELLREEEERRRRTLRGEEERLAEQRRRLAAMKRELKAKELHLLDTARRRFLHQQQEQKRAELRRLDEEIGRKASLRVQETAAAVQDVEVRQMELQAQRRLFEQQLAKEQERVTQEVRAEAVAWQRHAEEEDESAYRRLLEEDPNCGLGLRKALEESLAEAEQLQAGAELRAEVLGRLEQVNGERGRDRRWMAARSGEADASEEQLIEAMKKMESRKWEEVERRIQQEDEAQAGRRTLAMRSQRERRCGDEGQSLDVCWSPCSPRRHEAAPQHRGPDAIRLSDRSSTDDLSRQVPGRAGLQGAGADAGRARAAPKAVRPRQSKRGNPVPVKAAHANSQGSRAHIGRGAVPLKVSCRDLELTDHPETYPCYGGPELTDHPETYPCYGGPELTDHPETYPCYGGPELTDHPETYPCYGGPELTDHPETYPCYGGPELTDHPETYPCYGGPELTDHPETYPCYGGPELTDHPETYPCYGGPELTDHPETYPYYGGTELTDHPETYPYYGGTELTDHPETYPCYGGPELTDHPETYPYYGGTEFTDHPETNPCYGGPELTDHPETYPCYGGPELTDHPETNPCYGGPELTDHQSF, via the exons ATGCAGACGACGGATATAGGAAATAAGGAGGACGGGAAAATCTGGCATCGAAAACCTGCACCTTCGCCAAGTAATAACGG AGTGATGGTGACCATAATCCAGAGTGCCACCGCTTACCATTCGAGAACAGTGCGGTTCCTGCAGGTGGCTTTCGATGCTACGGGAGAGGCCTTTCTGGCTGGTGATCACCACGGAAACATCTATGTTTTCGATATTGGGAGAAACAG GTTTAAACTCATTCAAAAAACAGGACAAGCATGCACAGCCATGGCCTTTAATTTGCGCAGGACGACAGAGTATTTGGTCGCCCTGGCTGATTACTCCATCAAGTGCTTTGATAAAG acacGAGGCAGCTGGTGAGCTGGATGAGGGGCCACGACGGCGCGGTGTCCTCCATGTCGGTGCACGGCTCCGGCCGCTACGCTGTCACCACCTCGGCCGACGCGGCTCAGCTCTGGGACCTGGACACCTTCCAGAGGAAGCGGAAGCTGAACGTTCGCCAGGCCGTGGGCATCCGGAAG GTTTTCTTCCTGCCTCGGAGTAACACAATCCTTAGCTGCTTTAGTGACGACACCATCTTCGCCTGGGAGAGTGACACGCTGTACTGTAAATACCAGCTACCCACGCCAGGGGAGGGGCCCAAGATGGGCTATAGAGCATTTGCGGTCACACG GGATGGGCGGATTCTAGCGGCCAGTGGCCGCTCCAGCCTCCTCCACCTGTGGTGTCTGGACAGCCAGCAGCTCCTCAGGGCCGTTCAGATGCCCTCCCAGGTCAGGACCGTGCGGCACCTGGAGTTCCTGCCTGACAGCTTCGACGGTGGTTCCAGCCAA GTGCTGGGAGTTTTGAGCCAAGATGGCATCATGCGGTTCGTCAACATCCATAGCTGCAAGCTCCTCTTTGAAGTGTGTAGCCATGACGATGGCATTGCCTCCGCAGCCATCAGCCCAAGTGGCCGCCACCTCGTGACCATCATGGCGAGCGGGGCGCTAAACATCTACAGCGTCCAGGCCCTGACACGGGACATCAATAGG cccccggcccccctGGTGAAAGTGGTGACCACCCCAGGCCAGGCAGACAGCTCCAGCATGACGGCGCGGGTCCCAAGCAAGTCCGTCTGGCGGCCCACCAGAACATCTGGATGTAAGGTCCAGACTCGGGCCTCCAAACCTCCAGTCACCTCCCTACCAGAGGACAAAGAG AATGAAATGCCAGACCCACTGAATAAGAAGAGACTCCGGGCTTTGCTGAAGACATTTGGGGAATACCCTGCCAGATACAG GATGTTCATCTGGCGCTCCCTCCTGCGTCTGCCAGAGAACTGCCCGTCCTTCAGCAGCCTGACGGACAAGGGGCAGCACTCGGCCTTCGTGAGCCTGCAGGAGCGCTACCCCGTGAAGAGTGCCAGGCTGCAGCGTGGCCTGCAGAG GGTCCTCTCTGCCCTCGCCCACTGGTCGGCCATCTTTGGGGAGACCGAATACCTTCCCCTACTGGCGTTTCCCTTTGTCAAACTGTTCCAGAACAACCCCCTCGTCTGCTTCGAGGTGATCGCCACAGTCATAG TGAACTGGTGCCAGCACTGGTTTGAGTACTTCCCCAACCCTCCTCTGAACGTCCTCAGCATGGTGGAGAACGTCCTGGCTCATCACGACAAGGAGCTACTCCAGCATCTGGTCCACTGTGGTGTCACATCTCAG CTGTACGCTTGGCCTCTCCTGGAAACCCTCTTCTCTGAGGTGCTGACGCGAGATGAGTGGCTGAAGCTGTTCGATAACGTTTTCTCCAACCACCCTGCCTTCTTGCTGCTCGTCGTGGCATCGTACGTGACGTGCAGCCGCGTGCCGCTGCTGCTCTGCACCCGCAGGGAAGACTTCCAG TATTTCTTCCATCACCGAAACAACCTGGACATGGGCGCCGTGATCAGGGAGGCCTACCAGCTGATGGAGAGCACCCCTGAGGAGATCCATCCCCAAAACCTGCTGGCTGACTTCGAACCCCTGACCCAGGGCCAGTATCCCATCTTCAACAAGTACCCCACCTTTGTCGTGGAGTACCGGACACAGGAGCGCGAGAGGATACGTCAACAAGAGCTGGAGTACCTGAGAGAAAG GCAGGCTCTGCAGGAGCTGAGGGCGGAGGCGGTACGTAGGCGGGCGGAGGACGAGGCGTGGCACGCGCAGCAGGAGCTGCTccgggaggaggaggagcggcGCAGGAGGACGCTACGCGGGGAGGAAGAGCGGCTGGCCGAGCAGCGCCGCAG GTTGGCCGCCATGAAGCGGGAGCTGAAGGCGAAGGAGCTCCATCTGCTGGACACGGCCAGGAGGCGCTTCCTCCACCAGCAGCAGGAGCAGAAGAGGGCGGAGCTGCGGAGGCTGGACGAGGAGATCGGGAGGAAG GCGTCCCTGAGGGTGCAGGAGACCGCGGCTGCGGTGCAGGATGTCGAAGTGCGTCAGATGGAGCTGCAGGCCCAGAGGAGGCTCTTCGAGCAG CAATTGGCCAAAGAGCAGGAGAGAGTGACGCAGGAGGTGAGGGCAGAGGCGGTTGCTTGGCAACGCCAcgcggaggaggaggacgagTCCGCCTACCGGCGGCTGCTGGAGGAGGACCCCAACTGCGGCCTGGGCCTCAGGAAG GCGCTGGAGGAGTCCCTGGCAGAGGCGGAGCAGCTGCAGGCGGGGGCTGAGCTGAGGGCAGAGGTGCTGGGCCGCCTGGAGCAGGTCAATGGAGAGCGGGGGAGGGACCGGCGCTGGATGGCCGCTAGGAGTGGAGAGGCAGACGCCTCAGAAGAGCAGCTGATTGAGGCCATGAAGAAGATGGAGAGCAGGAAG TGGGAGGAGGTAGAGAGGAGGATTCAGCAGGAGGATGAGGCCCAGGCTGGGAGACGGACGCTGGCAATGCGGAGCCAGAGGGAGCGACGGTGTGGGGATGAGGGCCAGTCACTCG ACGTGTGCTGGTCTCCCTGCTCACCCAGACGACACGAAGCAGCCCCCCAGCATCGGGGGCCCGATGCCATCCGCCTGAGCGACCGGTCCTCCACAGACGA TCTCTCTCGACAGGTGCCGGGCCGAGCTGGACTGCAGGGAGCGGGAGCTGATGCGGGACGTGCAAGAGCTGCGCCGAAAGCTGTCCGCCCGCGCCAGAGCAAACGCGGGAACCCCGTCCCTGTGAAGGCAGCCCACGCCAACTCACAGGGATCCAGAGCTCACATCGGCAGGGGCGCCGTCCCTCTGAAGGTATCCTGCAGGGACCTGGAGCTCACAGACCACCCCGAGACCTATCCCTGCTATGGCGGCCCAGAGCTCACAGACCATCCCGAGACCTATCCCTGCTATGGCGGCCCAGAGCTCACAGACCACCCGGAGACCTATCCCTGCTATGGCGGCCCAGAGCTCACAGACCACCCGGAGACCTATCCCTGCTATGGCGGCCCAGAGCTCACAGACCACCCCGAGACCTATCCCTGCTATGGCGGCCCAGAGCTCACAGACCATCCCGAGACCTATCCCTGCTATGGCGGCCCAGAGCTCACAGACCACCCGGAGACCTATCCCTGCTATGGCGGCCCAGAGCTCACAGACCACCCGGAGACCTATCCCTGCTATGGCGGCCCAGAGCTCACAGACCACCCCGAGACCTATCCCTACTATGGCGGCACAGAGCTCACAGACCACCCCGAGACCTATCCCTACTATGGCGGCACAGAGCTCACAGACCACCCGGAGACCTATCCCTGCTATGGCGGCCCAGAGCTCACAGACCACCCGGAGACCTATCCCTACTATGGCGGCACAGAGTTCACAGACCACCCGGAGACCAATCCCTGCTATGGCGGCCCAGAGCTCACAGACCACCCGGAGACCTATCCCTGCTATGGCGGCCCAGAGCTCACAGACCACCCGGAGACCAATCCCTGCTATGGCGGCCCAGAGCTCACAGACCACCAGTCATTTTAA
- the tbc1d31 gene encoding TBC1 domain family member 31 isoform X2: MGYRAFAVTRDGRILAASGRSSLLHLWCLDSQQLLRAVQMPSQVRTVRHLEFLPDSFDGGSSQVLGVLSQDGIMRFVNIHSCKLLFEVCSHDDGIASAAISPSGRHLVTIMASGALNIYSVQALTRDINRPPAPLVKVVTTPGQADSSSMTARVPSKSVWRPTRTSGCKVQTRASKPPVTSLPEDKENEMPDPLNKKRLRALLKTFGEYPARYRMFIWRSLLRLPENCPSFSSLTDKGQHSAFVSLQERYPVKSARLQRGLQRVLSALAHWSAIFGETEYLPLLAFPFVKLFQNNPLVCFEVIATVIVNWCQHWFEYFPNPPLNVLSMVENVLAHHDKELLQHLVHCGVTSQLYAWPLLETLFSEVLTRDEWLKLFDNVFSNHPAFLLLVVASYVTCSRVPLLLCTRREDFQYFFHHRNNLDMGAVIREAYQLMESTPEEIHPQNLLADFEPLTQGQYPIFNKYPTFVVEYRTQERERIRQQELEYLRERQALQELRAEAVRRRAEDEAWHAQQELLREEEERRRRTLRGEEERLAEQRRRLAAMKRELKAKELHLLDTARRRFLHQQQEQKRAELRRLDEEIGRKASLRVQETAAAVQDVEVRQMELQAQRRLFEQQLAKEQERVTQEVRAEAVAWQRHAEEEDESAYRRLLEEDPNCGLGLRKALEESLAEAEQLQAGAELRAEVLGRLEQVNGERGRDRRWMAARSGEADASEEQLIEAMKKMESRKWEEVERRIQQEDEAQAGRRTLAMRSQRERRCGDEGQSLDVCWSPCSPRRHEAAPQHRGPDAIRLSDRSSTDDLSRQVPGRAGLQGAGADAGRARAAPKAVRPRQSKRGNPVPVKAAHANSQGSRAHIGRGAVPLKVSCRDLELTDHPETYPCYGGPELTDHPETYPCYGGPELTDHPETYPCYGGPELTDHPETYPCYGGPELTDHPETYPCYGGPELTDHPETYPCYGGPELTDHPETYPCYGGPELTDHPETYPCYGGPELTDHPETYPYYGGTELTDHPETYPYYGGTELTDHPETYPCYGGPELTDHPETYPYYGGTEFTDHPETNPCYGGPELTDHPETYPCYGGPELTDHPETNPCYGGPELTDHQSF; the protein is encoded by the exons ATGGGCTATAGAGCATTTGCGGTCACACG GGATGGGCGGATTCTAGCGGCCAGTGGCCGCTCCAGCCTCCTCCACCTGTGGTGTCTGGACAGCCAGCAGCTCCTCAGGGCCGTTCAGATGCCCTCCCAGGTCAGGACCGTGCGGCACCTGGAGTTCCTGCCTGACAGCTTCGACGGTGGTTCCAGCCAA GTGCTGGGAGTTTTGAGCCAAGATGGCATCATGCGGTTCGTCAACATCCATAGCTGCAAGCTCCTCTTTGAAGTGTGTAGCCATGACGATGGCATTGCCTCCGCAGCCATCAGCCCAAGTGGCCGCCACCTCGTGACCATCATGGCGAGCGGGGCGCTAAACATCTACAGCGTCCAGGCCCTGACACGGGACATCAATAGG cccccggcccccctGGTGAAAGTGGTGACCACCCCAGGCCAGGCAGACAGCTCCAGCATGACGGCGCGGGTCCCAAGCAAGTCCGTCTGGCGGCCCACCAGAACATCTGGATGTAAGGTCCAGACTCGGGCCTCCAAACCTCCAGTCACCTCCCTACCAGAGGACAAAGAG AATGAAATGCCAGACCCACTGAATAAGAAGAGACTCCGGGCTTTGCTGAAGACATTTGGGGAATACCCTGCCAGATACAG GATGTTCATCTGGCGCTCCCTCCTGCGTCTGCCAGAGAACTGCCCGTCCTTCAGCAGCCTGACGGACAAGGGGCAGCACTCGGCCTTCGTGAGCCTGCAGGAGCGCTACCCCGTGAAGAGTGCCAGGCTGCAGCGTGGCCTGCAGAG GGTCCTCTCTGCCCTCGCCCACTGGTCGGCCATCTTTGGGGAGACCGAATACCTTCCCCTACTGGCGTTTCCCTTTGTCAAACTGTTCCAGAACAACCCCCTCGTCTGCTTCGAGGTGATCGCCACAGTCATAG TGAACTGGTGCCAGCACTGGTTTGAGTACTTCCCCAACCCTCCTCTGAACGTCCTCAGCATGGTGGAGAACGTCCTGGCTCATCACGACAAGGAGCTACTCCAGCATCTGGTCCACTGTGGTGTCACATCTCAG CTGTACGCTTGGCCTCTCCTGGAAACCCTCTTCTCTGAGGTGCTGACGCGAGATGAGTGGCTGAAGCTGTTCGATAACGTTTTCTCCAACCACCCTGCCTTCTTGCTGCTCGTCGTGGCATCGTACGTGACGTGCAGCCGCGTGCCGCTGCTGCTCTGCACCCGCAGGGAAGACTTCCAG TATTTCTTCCATCACCGAAACAACCTGGACATGGGCGCCGTGATCAGGGAGGCCTACCAGCTGATGGAGAGCACCCCTGAGGAGATCCATCCCCAAAACCTGCTGGCTGACTTCGAACCCCTGACCCAGGGCCAGTATCCCATCTTCAACAAGTACCCCACCTTTGTCGTGGAGTACCGGACACAGGAGCGCGAGAGGATACGTCAACAAGAGCTGGAGTACCTGAGAGAAAG GCAGGCTCTGCAGGAGCTGAGGGCGGAGGCGGTACGTAGGCGGGCGGAGGACGAGGCGTGGCACGCGCAGCAGGAGCTGCTccgggaggaggaggagcggcGCAGGAGGACGCTACGCGGGGAGGAAGAGCGGCTGGCCGAGCAGCGCCGCAG GTTGGCCGCCATGAAGCGGGAGCTGAAGGCGAAGGAGCTCCATCTGCTGGACACGGCCAGGAGGCGCTTCCTCCACCAGCAGCAGGAGCAGAAGAGGGCGGAGCTGCGGAGGCTGGACGAGGAGATCGGGAGGAAG GCGTCCCTGAGGGTGCAGGAGACCGCGGCTGCGGTGCAGGATGTCGAAGTGCGTCAGATGGAGCTGCAGGCCCAGAGGAGGCTCTTCGAGCAG CAATTGGCCAAAGAGCAGGAGAGAGTGACGCAGGAGGTGAGGGCAGAGGCGGTTGCTTGGCAACGCCAcgcggaggaggaggacgagTCCGCCTACCGGCGGCTGCTGGAGGAGGACCCCAACTGCGGCCTGGGCCTCAGGAAG GCGCTGGAGGAGTCCCTGGCAGAGGCGGAGCAGCTGCAGGCGGGGGCTGAGCTGAGGGCAGAGGTGCTGGGCCGCCTGGAGCAGGTCAATGGAGAGCGGGGGAGGGACCGGCGCTGGATGGCCGCTAGGAGTGGAGAGGCAGACGCCTCAGAAGAGCAGCTGATTGAGGCCATGAAGAAGATGGAGAGCAGGAAG TGGGAGGAGGTAGAGAGGAGGATTCAGCAGGAGGATGAGGCCCAGGCTGGGAGACGGACGCTGGCAATGCGGAGCCAGAGGGAGCGACGGTGTGGGGATGAGGGCCAGTCACTCG ACGTGTGCTGGTCTCCCTGCTCACCCAGACGACACGAAGCAGCCCCCCAGCATCGGGGGCCCGATGCCATCCGCCTGAGCGACCGGTCCTCCACAGACGA TCTCTCTCGACAGGTGCCGGGCCGAGCTGGACTGCAGGGAGCGGGAGCTGATGCGGGACGTGCAAGAGCTGCGCCGAAAGCTGTCCGCCCGCGCCAGAGCAAACGCGGGAACCCCGTCCCTGTGAAGGCAGCCCACGCCAACTCACAGGGATCCAGAGCTCACATCGGCAGGGGCGCCGTCCCTCTGAAGGTATCCTGCAGGGACCTGGAGCTCACAGACCACCCCGAGACCTATCCCTGCTATGGCGGCCCAGAGCTCACAGACCATCCCGAGACCTATCCCTGCTATGGCGGCCCAGAGCTCACAGACCACCCGGAGACCTATCCCTGCTATGGCGGCCCAGAGCTCACAGACCACCCGGAGACCTATCCCTGCTATGGCGGCCCAGAGCTCACAGACCACCCCGAGACCTATCCCTGCTATGGCGGCCCAGAGCTCACAGACCATCCCGAGACCTATCCCTGCTATGGCGGCCCAGAGCTCACAGACCACCCGGAGACCTATCCCTGCTATGGCGGCCCAGAGCTCACAGACCACCCGGAGACCTATCCCTGCTATGGCGGCCCAGAGCTCACAGACCACCCCGAGACCTATCCCTACTATGGCGGCACAGAGCTCACAGACCACCCCGAGACCTATCCCTACTATGGCGGCACAGAGCTCACAGACCACCCGGAGACCTATCCCTGCTATGGCGGCCCAGAGCTCACAGACCACCCGGAGACCTATCCCTACTATGGCGGCACAGAGTTCACAGACCACCCGGAGACCAATCCCTGCTATGGCGGCCCAGAGCTCACAGACCACCCGGAGACCTATCCCTGCTATGGCGGCCCAGAGCTCACAGACCACCCGGAGACCAATCCCTGCTATGGCGGCCCAGAGCTCACAGACCACCAGTCATTTTAA
- the fam83a gene encoding protein FAM83A, producing MEPQSGRFSRCHRVGKVRRRVQEMRYRSFLVSEIDLSHNESARLATDALLGRSLEAYREVLAHEREVDFLSREEKDYILKNANGPREDEGWNPEWTDASSRSSEMYCPDVADTKPTDFDRRFPVTQESFQLRDQPTVEVFLGSNRTSSVRDLLRESINKATTVLAVVVDAFSDVEIFCDILEATGKRGVFTYLLLDRENIHLFVEMCQKLQISASHLKRLSIRSVRGGTYCAKSGRKFSGLVKEKFVIIDRTQVLAGSFSFTWLSWKIHRGVNVLVKGSSVEPFDLEFRQLYASSEPIPGIPGQPDPTHRPLPPIQAMLTPRAQPSFWAPLVPPPVPISWWPIIHRPLNYATRDLSWQSIHHGLVLPVTRPNRLALGFYHPSQ from the exons ATGGAGCCGCAGAGCGGCCGCTTCTCGAGGTGCCACCGGGTGGGCAAGGTGAGGCGACGGGTGCAGGAGATGCGTTATAGATCCTTCCTCGTGTCAGAGATAGACCTGAGCCACAACGAGAGCGCCCGCCTGGCCACTGATGCCCTACTGGGCCGCAGCCTGGAAGCCTATCGCGAGGTCCTGGCGCACGAGCGGGAAGTGGACTTTCTGTCCCGGGAGGAGAAGGACTACATCCTAAAGAACGCCAACGGTCCCAGAGAGGATGAGGGGTGGAACCCGGAGTGGACAGACGCTTCCTCGAGGTCTTCTGAGATGTACTGCCCTGACGTCGCGGATACCAAGCCAACCGACTTTGATCGCCGCTTTCCCGTCACTCAGGAGAGCTTCCAGCTGCGGGACCAGCCCACAGTGGAGGTGTTTCTTGGGTCCAATAGAACGAGCAGCGTACGAGACTTGCTGCGTGAGTCCATCAACAAGGCTACCACT GTGTTGGCAGTCGTGGTCGACGCTTTCAGCGACGTGGAGATATTCTGCGACATCTTGGAGGCCACGGGAAAGCGCGGCGTGTTCACCTACCTCCTGCTGGATCGCGAGAACATCCATCTCTTCGTGGAGATGTGCCAGAAGCTGCAGATCTCTGCCTCCCACCTGAAA CGGCTGTCGATCCGCAGCGTGCGGGGGGGCACGTACTGTGCCAAGTCTGGCAGGAAGTTCAGCGGCCTGGTCAAGGAGAAGTTTGTCATCATCGACCGCACCCAGGTTCTCGCAGGGTCCTTCAG CTTCACCTGGCTGTCCTGGAAGATCCACAGGGGCGTCAATGTCCTTGTCAAGGGCAGCAGTGTTGAGCCCTTTGACCTGGAGTTCCGCCAGCTCTATGCCTCCTCTGAGCCCATTCCCGGCATTCCCGGGCAACCGGACCCGACCCACAGGCCTCTGCCCCCAATCCAGGCCATGCTCACGCCGAGGGCCCAGCCAAGCTTCTGGGCACCTTTAGTGCCACCACCTGTCCCCATATCGTGGTGGCCCATCATCCACCGACCGCTCAACTACGCCACGAGGGACCTGAGCTGGCAAAGCATCCATCACGGCCTGGTCCTGCCCGTAACCAGGCCTAACAGGCTGGCTCTGGGATTTTATCATCCCTCACAATGA